In the Caballeronia sp. NK8 genome, GAACGCGACGTGCTGGATCTCGTGCAGCAGCAGCGCGAGCAGCATGCCGCCGAGCCCCGCGCCCAGCCCGACGAGCACGGTGACGACGATGAGCTTCACGGTCGGTGTCGATGACGGCATCGCGCTCACCTCGCAGGTAAAGGGCATAGCGTAGCGCGGCCAAATTGCGCGCGTCTCGCCGGGATGCAGCAAATTATAGTTACGCACGGCATTATTTCGATGCCCGAAATCTTCTTGGGAAATGCGCAAACGCCCACTATCCTCGGGACAATAAGGTATCGAAAAACATCCGGGAGGCAGCGTGAGTCTGGTGATTTCCGGCCGCATCGTCGCGCTTGCGCACACGTCCGAGAAAAGCACGTTTGCCGGCAAGGTGTGGATCGGCGACGACGGGCGCATCGAACGCGTCACGCGTGGCAATGCGGCCGGGCCGCGCAGCGGCTTCGACAAGGCCGCCGCCGTCGATGTCGGAGATGACCTCGTGCTGCCCGGCTTCATCGATCTGCACAGTCATCTCGCCTACGCGACGCTGCCGCTCTGGACCGAGCCCGGCCGCACGACACCGTTCCTGCATCACGACTCGTGGCCGTCCGCCAGCACCTATGCCGGCGACATCACCTGGCCCGCCTACGCGTTCATCGAGGCCGCGCCCGAAGCCTTGCTCGCCTACGCCGAAGTGCGTGCGCTCGTCGGCGGGACGACGAGCATTCAGGGTTCGCCGCCGAAGAACCGGCCGCTCGACGGCTGGATGGTGCGCAACGTCGAGGACGAGAGCTTCGGCGGGAACGTCTTGTCGAACCGCGTGCTGGCATCCACGTTGACGCTCAAGCCCGAAGTCCTCGCGACGCGATCCGCGCAGATGAGAGCGGGCGCGGGCTTCATCTATCACTGCGCCGAAGGGCAAGTGAATTCCATCGCCGTGAACGAGTATCAGAGCGCGCGCAAGTGCGGTTGCCTGCAAAAGGATTTCGTCGCCATTCACACCAATGCGCTCAATCCGGGCGACTACGATGCCTGGACCGATCCCGGCACCGTCGTCTGGTCGCCGTTCTCGAACCTGTGGCTCTATGGCAGCACGACCAACGTGCCGTCCGCGCGGGCGAGGAAGATCCGCGTGTGCGTCGGGTCCGACTGGGGGCCATCGGGCACGCGCAACGTGCTCGGCGAAATCAAGGTCGCCGCGCTGGTGAGCCAGCACGAGCGATGGAAGCTCACGCCCTTCGATCTCGTGCGCATGATCACGTGCGAACCCGGCGACGCGCTCGCCGGACCGTGGAACGTGCAGGCCGGACGCCTTCAGCCGGATGCGCTCGGCGATGTCGTCGTCATCGCGGCCAAAGCCGCCGCCGATCCGTTCGCGACCGTGCTCGCCGCCACCGAGCAAGACGTGCGGCTGGTGGTCATCGGCGGACGCGCGCGCTACGGGAATGCGACGCTCATGAAGGCCGCGAAGGCGACGTTTCCATCCGAACTGAAGATTGCCGGAACGAAGCGCGTCCTGTCGATGACGAAGCTCGACGACGCCTCTAAGCCGTGGAGTTTCGCGCAGGTGCTGACGCGGCTGGAACAGGTGCGCGCCGATCCGAAGAAGGCCATCGACTCAGCCGGCAATGCGTCGGCGCAGGCGCGGCTGGCGGGCGAAGCGCCTCGTCTGCGGCTCGCGCTCGACATGCCGCTCGGCAAGTTGCCCATCGGCGGGCTGCCGAAGAATCTCGGCGAAATCGTCGTGCCGCCGATCCAGCCGCTCGAACACGATGCGGCCTTCTTCGCCTCGCTCGTGGGACGCGGGTTCCACGGCGGACTGCTCGACGGTCTCAAAAAGTTCTATGCGTGACATCGCGAGCGAATCATGGCCACGAGAACACCATCGTTATTGAAGTCGCAGACGGGCGTGCTGCTCGCCGATCGCACGGGCTTCATGAAGACGACTCACGCGCGGCTTCCGGCCGCGTCCGGCGATCAGCTCGATGCCGCCGATCGCGAAGTCATCGTCGATGCGCTGCTGACCGCGATCGGCGGGGCGTACTGTCATCTGCATCAAAAGCGCGCGGGTTACGCCAACGATCCCGTGCAGGCGCTCGAACTCCTGCGCGTGCGCGGCGCCGACATGAGCGAGGCCGAGTTCCATATGATCGTGACGGGCATCATCGTCGATCTGCGCGATGCGCACACGCTCTATGCCGGACCGGCGTCGCTCGCCGGCGCGGTCGCGCAACTGCCCTTTCTGGTCGAACAGTACGGCTCGACGGACGAGCCGCAGTTTCTCGTCACCAAAGTCGGACACAGCAAGCTCATCAAGGACCCCGCGTTCAAGCCCGGCGTCCTGCTGGACACCTGGAACGGCATACCGTTCGAGCGCGCGGTCGCGATCCATGCCGACCGCGAAACGGGCGGACGCCCCGATGCGCGGCTCGCTCGCGCGCTCGAATCGCTGACGTTCCGCTCGCTGCAGTACGGTCCGCCGCCCGACGAACTATGGGTCGACATCGGCTTTCGCGATGGTCCGGCGCGCGCGCGGCGCGAAGTACGCATACCGTGGCGCATCGTCTGGCCGGGCCGCCCCGCGACCGGCGTGCGGCCCGGCGCGCACACTGCGCTGCGCGTCGCGGTGAGTCCGGCGGCGGAACAGGTCCGGCGCGCGAAAAAGCTGATGTTCTCCGGCAAGGAATGGCACGCCGAGCATCTGCGCGCGGAGATGGCGCGCGACGCCGGCTGGATCAAAACCCGCTTTCCCGACGCGCTGTCCGCGCGCACGTACCCGACGAAAGTGCTCGGCGATGTCGGCTATGTGCGCATCTGGACCTTCGATGTAAACGATCACGAAGCCTTCGTCGATGAAGTCACGCGTCTCGTCGAACAATTGCCGGACACCGGGCTCATCGTCGATGTGCGCGGCAATCCCGGCGGCCTGATCTGGGCGGCGGAGCGCCTCCTGCAACTCTTCACGCCGAACAAGGTGCAGCCGACGCGCTTCAGCCTCGTCGCCACGCCTTTGACGCGCGCGATGGCGAAGAGCGCGTTCAACCGCATGGAGCTCGAACCGTGGATCGCGTCGCTCGAATCGGCGATCTCGACCGGCGAGGCGTACTCGCAGGCGTTGCCGATCACCGATCCGTCCTGGTGCGACGACGTCGGTCAGCGTTATGGCGGGCCGGTCGTCTGCGTCGCCGACGCCAATACATACTCATCCGGCGATCTTTTCTGCGCGGGCTTCGTGGACAACGAAATCGGACCGCTGGTGTGCGTGGGCCAGGCGACCGGCGCGGGCGGCGCGAACGTGTGGACGAACCATGACCTGGCCGATGCGCTGGACGGCACGGACTTCGCGCTGCCGCGACTGCCCGATGGTGTGAGCTTCACGATGGCGTTTCGCCGCGCGGTGCGTGCCGGCGACGCGGCCGGCGTGCCGATCGAAGACCTGGGCATCGCCGGCATTCCGTATGCGATGACCCGTCGCGATGTGCTTGATGGCAACGTCGATCTGATCGACTGGTGCGCGCGGTTTCTGGCGGGCGCGCCGTATTCGAGCTTGCGCGTGACGCTCGGCAAGTCGGAACTGACCGTCACGGCGGCCGGGCTCGACGAGCTTGAACTTTATGTCGACGGCAGGCCGCTGGAGGCGGCGCGAGCGATCGAGGACGGGGCGCTGAAGCTGCCGCGCCCCGCGGCGGGGCAGCGGCTCGAAGTGGTGGGCCGCAAGGGCGGCGCGGTGGTTCAGCGCAGGAGGATCGCGCTGACGTGACGGGCAGCCTCAGTTCTTGTCGGCCACGACCTGGTCGAAGGTGCCGCCATCCGCGAAGTGCGTCTGCTGCGCCTTCTGCCAGCTACCGAACATCTGCTCCACCGTAAACGTCTTCAGTGCTTTGAATTCACCCGCATGCTTCGCCAGCACATCGGCGCTGCGCGGCCGCAGATGATGCTGCGCGATGATCTCCTGCGCAGCCGGCGTGAACAGGAAGTCGAGATACGCCTGCGCCTGCTTGCGCGTGCCGCGCTTGTCCACCACCTTGTCGACGATCGAGACCGGCGGCTCCGCCAGCAGACTCACCGACGGATACACCGCCTCGAAATCCTTCGCACCCGGCCCGGCGCTCATCAACCCGACTTCGTTCTCGAACGTGACGAGCACGTCGCCGATGCCGCGCTGCGTGAACGTCGTCGTGGCTCCGCGTCCGCCCGTATCGAGCACGGGCACGTTCTTGAAGATGGCCTTCTCGAAGTCCTGCGCCTGCGCGTCGGTTGCGCCCTGCTGCTTCTTGTAACCCCACGCCGCGAGATACGCATAGCGCCCGTTGCCCGAAGTCTTCGGATTGGCGACCACCACCTGCACGCCGGGCCGCGCGAGATCGCTCCAGTCCTTGATGTTCTTCGGATTGCCCTTGTGGACGAGAAAGACCATCGTCGTGGTATAGGGCGCGCTCGCGTCCGGCAGACGGCTGCGCCAGTTCGCGGGCACCAGTTGTCCGCGTTCCGCGAGCAGGTCGATGTCGTTCGGCTGGTTCATCGTCACGACATCGGCCTGAAGGCCTTGCGTCACCGAAAGCGCCTGCGCGCTCGACGCCCCGTGCGACTGCCGCACCGACACCGTCTCGCCGGTCTTTTGACGGTAGTCCGCGACGAAGGCCGCGTCGATATCCTTGTAGAGCTCGCGCGTCACGTCGTAGGACACGTTGAGCAACGTCGTTTCAGCCTGCGCGATGCTCGCCGCGAGGCCGAGCGCAACGGTGATGACCAGCTTTTTATAGACCGCCATTTTTTCTCCAGACAGGGGTTCAAACCATACCGCACGACAGACAAAGGCCGC is a window encoding:
- a CDS encoding S41 family peptidase yields the protein MATRTPSLLKSQTGVLLADRTGFMKTTHARLPAASGDQLDAADREVIVDALLTAIGGAYCHLHQKRAGYANDPVQALELLRVRGADMSEAEFHMIVTGIIVDLRDAHTLYAGPASLAGAVAQLPFLVEQYGSTDEPQFLVTKVGHSKLIKDPAFKPGVLLDTWNGIPFERAVAIHADRETGGRPDARLARALESLTFRSLQYGPPPDELWVDIGFRDGPARARREVRIPWRIVWPGRPATGVRPGAHTALRVAVSPAAEQVRRAKKLMFSGKEWHAEHLRAEMARDAGWIKTRFPDALSARTYPTKVLGDVGYVRIWTFDVNDHEAFVDEVTRLVEQLPDTGLIVDVRGNPGGLIWAAERLLQLFTPNKVQPTRFSLVATPLTRAMAKSAFNRMELEPWIASLESAISTGEAYSQALPITDPSWCDDVGQRYGGPVVCVADANTYSSGDLFCAGFVDNEIGPLVCVGQATGAGGANVWTNHDLADALDGTDFALPRLPDGVSFTMAFRRAVRAGDAAGVPIEDLGIAGIPYAMTRRDVLDGNVDLIDWCARFLAGAPYSSLRVTLGKSELTVTAAGLDELELYVDGRPLEAARAIEDGALKLPRPAAGQRLEVVGRKGGAVVQRRRIALT
- a CDS encoding sulfate ABC transporter substrate-binding protein is translated as MAVYKKLVITVALGLAASIAQAETTLLNVSYDVTRELYKDIDAAFVADYRQKTGETVSVRQSHGASSAQALSVTQGLQADVVTMNQPNDIDLLAERGQLVPANWRSRLPDASAPYTTTMVFLVHKGNPKNIKDWSDLARPGVQVVVANPKTSGNGRYAYLAAWGYKKQQGATDAQAQDFEKAIFKNVPVLDTGGRGATTTFTQRGIGDVLVTFENEVGLMSAGPGAKDFEAVYPSVSLLAEPPVSIVDKVVDKRGTRKQAQAYLDFLFTPAAQEIIAQHHLRPRSADVLAKHAGEFKALKTFTVEQMFGSWQKAQQTHFADGGTFDQVVADKN